In Pseudomonas flavescens, the sequence TGGGTTTTTCCTGAGGGATCAGCGGTCTTCGGAATGGGCGCGGCGCTTGCCGGTGATCATCGACAGCGGCAGGTTTTCGCGCAGGTGGATACTTTCGATCAGTGCGGCGGCCATGTGGATGACCACCAGAGCGGCCAGGCCGTCAGCCACCCAGCCATGCAACGTGAGTGGCCAGTCGGCGCCCCACAGGGCGTCCACTTCCTGCATCAGGAAGCCGCTGATGCCCAGGGTGGCGATGGCCGCCATCATCAGCAGCATGACCAGGGCGCCCAGCGGCGAATGGCCGAGGCGACGATAGGCTTTGCCCCCGAGCAGGTGAGCCAGGTGTTCGGCGAGGCGCGCGCGCGTCGGCCAGAAGTCTGCCCAGCGGGCGCTGCGTGAACCGACGAAGCCCCACACCAGACGAACCGCCAGCCAGGCGCAGGCGTAGTAGCCGAGCCAGGTATGCCAGTCGTCACCTTCCTCGG encodes:
- a CDS encoding cytochrome b/b6 domain-containing protein; amino-acid sequence: MHAATIRLWDPLIRLFHVSVAGVFVANYFFTEEGDDWHTWLGYYACAWLAVRLVWGFVGSRSARWADFWPTRARLAEHLAHLLGGKAYRRLGHSPLGALVMLLMMAAIATLGISGFLMQEVDALWGADWPLTLHGWVADGLAALVVIHMAAALIESIHLRENLPLSMITGKRRAHSEDR